ACCGGTGGATCAGAGAGATTGATGAGGTGAGTCTGGGAGATGGGCTCATAATTGGTGTGATAAGGTTTAATGGATGTTGGGAATAAGGTTGTCACAATTTTGAGTTTGAGTTGACAAATAATTTGCATACAAACTGTTGCGATTAACCCACATagacacatttttgtctttctggAAGCGGGGGGGCATTCTTGGAGGAAGAGAGCAGGTCAATAGTAGGTGCCAGATAAAAGTGGTTCAGGGTCAGGTTACTTTGTTTGTGTCCATGGGTAAACTAGGTTTACAGTCTAAGAGGCAGGATATCCTTAAAGCTCTGTAGACCACCACATAACATGCAACACACCAAAccttaaaacatgtaaaacgtGGATAAGAAGAATAGAAAACAAGCAGTACATGACCAAAGTGCTTGTGCGTTTTGTGCAATCAATTCTATAaagtaaacattattattacttattattaataattctGCAGTTTGTTTAATAGAGTGATTGCCGCTGgaacaaaactgtttttgaatctTGTAGTTCTAGAGCCAGGGACTTTTAGCCTCCGTTCAGAAGGGAGATACTGGAATTCCCTATTCATATCTCCTAAGATGGCCATAGCTATCCGCTGTAGTTGTTTAGCATACAGGGATGTGGGGTGCAGCTGGGACTCCCCAGTCAGCTTACTCGACCATTTTACAATTTGATTTAGGCGATTCTtgtcctgaaacacacacaaaccatgaCGCTAAGGAGAAATTTATGatggattcaataaaagcaTGGTAATATAATGCCATCATGGTCTTGTCTATATGAAAATGGTACAATTTTCTCAAGCAGTATAGACAATGTTGTCCTTTTTTACAGAGAGCGACACAAATCTCTTGGAAATTGAATTTAGAGTTGATAACTGTCACTAGATATCTATAGGATTCTACATGATCCACTATAATTGTGGCTTCATATCCTGGAGTTTTACCAAAATCAATGTGCATATCCTTTTTTTGGATATGTTCAATTGAAGGTGTGACTCCTCACACCATCGGACAAAGTCTTCAATTATTGGTCCGCGGCCTCTGTCATTTTTATGGAACAGACTCTCTATGACGGTGTCCATCCATATTTAATGATGGTCCTATTTACATATTTGCTCCTACACATGTTCGTGTATAGAATGAACAGAAGGGTGAAAGTACACACCACTGTGGTGAACCTGGGGACGAGTAAAGCTGTCCTGTTGTCCTGTGAAATACATCAGCTGAGGCTGGAAACCTATGCATTTATTTCAGATGCTGCTCAGTGTGGTGTGTCAATACTTTCTAGTCATAaatctgtaataaacattgtgttttggtTAGGCGCCTAGCCTAGACAGACTTTGAAAGAGTGTATAAGAGCTTAAAACCTCATGATGGAAGTATACAATGGCCATTATCAGACTCAATAAGCTGTTGCAGCTGTTTGGCTTGATACCAGTTGTTAATATAGATTTGGTGCTTAATTTAACTGTTTATAACACTCAAGAGATAAGATGGTCAGGAATCCCTACATAGTACTAAAAGACACCAAGACCTCGAGGACCACCATGTTTCCACTCTGGTTAACACGATGTTTCCAACAAATTGAGACAGTTCGCCACACCTACAGTGATAATAATGGTGATTACAGCTGCATATTAGTTTCTTTCAGGGTTCCTGTCAGTGTGTAGCTTATTTTGCTTTAAGTGAACCAGGCCATATGATGATAACCAGTTTTATGATTCAGTTATCCATTATGACCAGTGTTAGGCTGACACAGGTTTCTCATTGTTTTCTAAAGTGATCACTTCTCATTCTCTTGTGGGTCAGTGTGGGTCTTTAAAACTGTTTGCACACTGTAATCGTATACAGTGAATAAACATTGAATTTCCACACAAGAGAACAGGATTGTTGGCTCTAGACAAATATAAAATCTATCAAAATATCCAGAAATCAGAGAGCTCCTTTggaatgacatttttttcagaatttcTTGTGGTAATTCTTGTTAGTTTTTTCCCTTATTGTATTGCTGCAACAATCCAGCTGGATTTTCTGATGAAGTTGCCAGCACTGGGGAAGTTTAAATGTATCTCTTTGCTTTCAGACTTCATGTTTCCATTTATAAGATGGGACAAAGGGTCAATAGAAGGAGTTAAGTGCATCACTTAAGACGacctgcgtgtgtgcgtgcgtgcatgcatgtgatgTCCTTCCTGCTGACTTAGAACCatagagggtgtgtgtgtgtgtgtgtgtgtgtgtgtgtgtgtgtgtgtgtgtgtgtgtgtgtgtgtgtgtgtgtgtgtgtgtgtgtgtgtgtgtgtgtgtgtgtgtgtgtgtgtgtgtgtgtgtgtgtgtgtgtgtgtgtgtgtgtgtgtgtgtgtgtgtgtgtgtgtgtgtgtgtgtgtttggcctgTGGAATGTATGTTTCTGTTTGGCCTTTCCTGCTCCACCTCAACAGATGTGGTGTGGTCCTTATCTGCCACAGGTAGAAAAGTAGAAATTGCGATATTGAATGGTTGACtcttggtgctttaacaaaatgttattgacacaatgacatttttaatatatattctccagaaatgatttaatgacttagtggggaaaggtaaataacagaacagctagaacaggctggtaacatcagaaaatgacatcacttttctgtaatgcagcctgtaaaaccaggtaaagacaacacttaccatattacaatattatgacatatccaaaatctaagacgatatctagtctcatatcgcgatatccatacattgatatattgcccagccctatccctatggatgtttctgaatcTCAGTTATCCAATATGATATTTTGCAAAgcacaaataatacattttatgcaGTATTTGGTCTTTCTAATTTTATTGCTTATATTCAGAGGCCTCTTGAGGAAAACATGCCTTGCTTTTCCTAAAGGTTCATGCCAGAAACATCACAGATTAGTTATATTAATGCTGAATATTTTCTTAAGCATATAGCTGCTGTAGatattcaaatatattttttctcagCTAATCAGCTATTGGTTTCAGTTCATTTAATTTAAGCATTTCAACTCTCAGACTCTTGAAGCTTGACATAGGTAATTAACAGTGATTTGTCTTTGTAGTATAGTCATGTTTTCCTGATGATGGTCGCTGTAGCGAGAACTCAAGAAGAAGAGGTGTACGGCAGATTTGTGTTGCCTTCATGGCTCGGAAATCTGAGTAAACCGAGTAGGCTGTTGAATAGTGTCCATTGTAATTCATTGATATCTCTTTGACATGAAACATACCCTCCTCTAATaaacacttattttttatttaccagCAAATACTTCCGCTTTATTGTCCCCAGGGGGAAATACGGTGAAGCAAAGAACATAagaaaacataagaaaatacaTAAGACATTTTGtacaaatatgtaaaacataACCACAAAAGCTCAATTCTACTACACATGCTCACATACAGCACAACAAATCCGTGATCACATGACATAAGACTTCTAGCCAAATGTGAGATCAGGCAGTTTCAAACCAAGGATCTTACTGGCAAAGAGCAAAACCTTCTGTATTTGCTTTTTCCACCACCGCCATCACCACCGCTGCTCCAGCTGTTCCTGTTTCCCCTGTTGCCGTCCTCGGTGGAGAGACTCGGAGCATGAAAAGGCAACAGGGAGGAAACTGTAAAGAGAGGCTGATGAGAGGTGACAGTCTGGGGGAGTGAAGGAGGAGTGAGGTCATCCTCTTGCTGCCATCATGTTTCATTCAGTTTGTCAGAACAGATGGGGGTGAATTAGAGAGACATGAGCGGCAGGACAAGATACACGCCGCTACTTCCTGGACCTTGTTGAATTAATAACCTAATaagcataaaaaaataatcaatcaaGCCTCCGCTGGTCACTTTAGGTTGGATGTAATGCCTCTTATTATTCACTTTCTATCTCCCTCTGATGCTTCAAATCAGCTGGAGGTACTTCTTTAGCTGATATTCTTATGTTTTCAACTATTCTGTTTAAATCATTTGAGATAAACGGCGTGAAAAATACCAAGGAGACGCAACCAGTATTTACTTTAGGACCGGCTTTAAGTTACAGATATTAACAGCTACCAACGAAGGTTCATTCTGTCCTCCTGTTTGACTTTTCCTTCCCAGCATGCTCCAGGCGTGCCTCGAATCCTCGTTGGTAACCGGCTACATCTGGCCTTCAAACGGCAAGTTCCCACCGAGCAGGCGAGGGCGTACGCCGAGAAGAACGGCATGACTTTCTTCGAAGTGAGCCCTCTGTGTAACTTCAACGTTATCGAGTCCTTCACAGAGCTGTCGCGCATCGTCCTGATGAGGCACGGCATGGAGAAGTTCTGGAAGCCCAACAGAGGTGAGTCGATGTCAGAACAATTCCTAGAATAATATGAACAACGCAGCTTGGAACAAATGGTAAAGTATCTGCTGTGATTACACAAGTTAGCTTAAATGCTGTGGACTTCATAAAGCCTCTGCAAAAATGTTTATGAAATGGCCAGGTCTGCAGcacagacaaataaaaactgaGGTAAATTCagtgtaatttatttttctacagAACTAATTCAATCATTACAACAGCGTTGTCATTTCTCTGTACACAGAAACACTGTTTTCATTTAATAGTTAATTCCACTTTTACCCTGATTGATGTTaatcttacaaaaataaacaaaaactcaGCACCTCAAGCTGATCTTTCACATTAAAAGTCTACCAATACAAGGAAGGTTGGAAGACTTTAATGTGACATATCTGCAGAAAGTGTTGAGTTTAATTGGGGgatacaggttttttttcccccccatcagcCTTAGCCGATGATCAGTGTTGAGTTTAATTGGGGgatacaggttttttttcccccaatcaGCCTTAGCCGATGATCAGTACGGACTGCCGATTTTCTTGAGCTGATATTTGTAGCCGATACTGATTTTGCTCCTTCAATTTACATCATGAAAAATTTAAAacctgccacactggatttgttttcagaACCTGCTCTTTTcttcaaaaataataaacaaaactcagatcagtgtcacttctgcaatcttcttacattcatatcacccaaatgatgtgtgcaaagtgcatcatatggatgggtgcactgcatatggttaactGTACACgggtaaaaggctttcatcagCATCTACATCACAGCCGTGATGATATGTTGCTTGCTGAAAATtagccattgaaataaagtgcttgatttgtaatttaagactgcCATGGTGTTAGTGGTGGAGGGGCAGTGCATAGTCTGCCCATCTGTCGGACGCCTGTTTGTAAATAATGTCGGGAGAAAACTATCGGCGAGCGCATCAGCCGCATATCGGCCAATACGATACACGTTAAAACGCAAATATAGGACCCATATATCGCCCGGCAAATAAAATCGGTCTATCGCTAAGTTTAAATTAATGGCAGCTCAATAACAAGAGCAACAGTACTTATGCAGTGAATGAAAACAGTGgttttgttcaaaataaaaacataaagcaactgtattattattgtgaATGTATGCACAGGTAAACATGAAGGAAGCTTTGTGTATCAGGAAACAGGAGAAATTAGGAATAAAAACCCTGTCTCTATTATAAAACCTGTTCCAAATGATGGCCATTGAAGTAAGTGCAGGCCTTGGTCCCTGTTGCCGGATTTACATTGGTTTGTTGTAGCAATTGCACATAGTTgggatgtgtttttaaaactgtataGCTGTAGATTACAATTCAATTCGATCAATAGGTTTAGCCGTATTTAACGGTATACTGATTTTTAGTAAACAAGAGGGCACAGTAATAAGTCTGTGCTTCAGACGGAATTTCAAGACACTATGCGCTAAGGTACCAAAATGGCCCTCCGATGCATGGCACGCTCCCTTAGATGCTAATTAGCCCTCCCCCATTCCTGCCATGCTTTTGTCTGCCTCATCTGTAATTACAGAGGAAAGCAAGTGGAAGTGATGTCCTGCTAACTCTCAGGGTTGATTAGTCAGGAACAGCGTGCTGCGTCCAAACTCAGCCTGAACCTAATTCATGTCTTCAGGTCTTGTCCTGCAGACACTGACGTATTTAACAGATCAGAATGAGGTCTGAgttccacttcctgtttgtggCTCTCAGCCCCAAGACCCATTGGTTTCTTCAAACAACGTTTTAAAAACTCCTCACAAAATGATGAAGTTTCATGTTTTTCGAAGGCTCAAAAAATTGATTATCACATGTATCCTTTAGAATTTCTACACAGTTTGGAGACTCATTATCAAGTATTTAGGCTGTGGAGATATATATCATAGCTACAGATATCATGATATTGATATGatattcagttcaattttatttatagtatcaaatcataacaagagttatctcaagacactttacagatagagtaggtctagaccacactctataatttacaaagatccTACAATACCAGTAATTCACCCAAgaacaagcatttagtgcaacagtggcgaggaaaaactcattttagggagaaacctgggacagacccaggctcttggtaggcggtgtctgacggggccggttgggggtgtgatgaacagtggcaataatacaCCTAGaggctagatatcatcttagattttgaacAACTTGATATTgcttaagtgttgtcttttcctggttttataaGCTGCATTACAGtcaagtgatgtcatttttctctattatttgcctttacacaTGTATCCCCATTCTTGAggattatttaaaacaaatcattgtgtaaatattttgtggtTAATAGCAATTGTCAACTCTGCAACATTGTCGTAATATCGCCAATGGAGATGTTTGGTTAAGAACATGGTGGTGTAACCGTTTCCCTCCTCTCTGCAGTGTTCAGCCTCCAGGACCTGTGCTGCAGAGCCATCGTGTCGTGCACTCCGGTCCACCTCATCGACAAGCTCCCGCTTCCCGTCGCCATCAAGTCCCACCTCAAGTCCTTCTCCATGGCCAACGGCATGAACGCCGTCATGATGCACGGACGCTCGTACTCGCTGGCCAACCCGTCCGGCGGCTCCAAGGGCAACAGCCTGAAGCGCTCCAAGTCCATCCGTCCGCCGCAGAGCCCGCCGCAGAACTGCACCCGCAGCAACTGCAAAATCTCCTAACTCGCGGCTTCCTCGGCGTGAGAGACAATGAACGATCGACAGCATGGTGATCAGGAGTGTACAGGACGTAGTTAGTAGTTAGTTGGAGGAGAAGAGCACATCCCCAAACCTGAAGAGCTGAAGAGCATGAATGACGGATAAGGGGATGAAGGAGTGCTACCTCTCACCTTCATGTTAAAGACCATGATGTACTTTTGTCAGGTGAAAGTgcgggaggggaggggagggggcgGGGTCTCGGGGTCTTAAGATATCCGAGGAGAACGACTGCAGGCATCATGGTCTGCACACACCTGACTCTCACTACCACCAACTGCTCAAATGAGAGAAAGGGAGTTTAAACTACGTATGTACAGAAATCCCTCTCCAACTCAAGCAAACATATTTAGTTGCTCTACGTGATGCACGCCTCATTGTGTCTGTGCATCACAGAAATCACCTCAATATCAATTCTTCACTTTTATGTCtgacttttccttttctttcttctgtccGTGTGGTTATAATTTCACCTGTGTTCTGTCCACACAGCTGGTTTTATTTGGTGTTGTTTTTAAGGACCAATAAGCTAATGATCAAGACACTAGTAAGCAGCCAGTCCTTGTATTGATCATTGTTAATCATCAGCTGGCTGTAACAGTTGTGTTTGAACACTCATTGTGCTTTGGAaggtgaaatgttttatttattagcaCTCGCTGAATTGAAGTCTTGGTGACAAGATGAGTGAAGGTTAACACCCGGTGTTGTAGTAGAAGTGGAGGCATTCAAACCGGACTCCCCCAAAATCTCCTAAAAGGTCCAGACTTGCTGCTGTGCCTACATTTTGTAGAGGTGTCAATATAAACACgttgcttttttttgcttttttttttttttaatgattcagTTGCAACAAACTGGCTTAaagtacaaacacaaatacgAAATGGATGAGTGAAATTTCCCCCAGTAACCAGTTCTCACATTAGAGTTTTAGGTTTCTATTTTTAGTCTGTGGTTCACACAGGCGCCTTGCGGTGATGAGGGATCAAATGATGCCTGTTGCCATGGATACCACTCAACGCTTTGACAAATAAGTATCCTATTTAAAGTCTctccacatttatttttaacttaaaGCCACTTGAAGAAAAAACCTAATCGAAGAATGCTGGCgatattctacttttttttcttcacatttgtCATCAAATCCCATTGAAAGCCGTTTTCTTTTTGGCCCGCGAGCTTCTGGGAGTTGTAGTCTGGAGATGAGATGGGCTCTCCGTGGTTTCAGATCTCACACCTCACCTGTCATGTCACACCTGCTACATGCAGCAGGAACGTGCACACACCAGGCCTGgttcattttatttgaaaacgTATGCACGATGAAGTGGATCTGCTTTCCATCCGTTGGTTTCAGTGTTGGAGGTGGAGCGAGCAGGAAGCCCAGATATGTCAGGCTGTCCTCGGATGATGGCGAGAGTGGCAGTCAAAGGCCTGATGAGTGTAAACAGAAACCAGGCTGAGTAGCTGGACAGGATCGTGTCAGGTAAAGTGGAATATTTCTTGTGTTAACAGTAAACAGTGACCCGTGTTTATCCGTTATAGTATGAGCAGCTCCTCGTTTCCCACAGTAATAACTAAAGGACCAAACTGCTGCTTTGTTTTAAAGAATATTTGACCCAATCAGCTACGTTGTTTAGAGGCGATAAATTGAGAGAAGATTAATCGCCAAATatttttgattttcaattcCTATTTTAAGTAAAATTCTAAGTAATTTGCTGTTTTAAACTTTGGAATagtttttgggttttggactgttgattGTACAAAACGAGACATAGGATTCAGGAAATTGTGATTGTGCAATTGTGCAtttcttactattttcttttgacaatttatagaccaaacgattggcagattaatcaatGTTGAAAGCTTCCCCAGGCAGCAAAATGGTTTCAATATATTTCTAACAAACGGGAGGTaaaagtgcatttgttggggactattttagCAGGGGGATTAGTCCACAGTTGGTGGAGTGTTTGTTGGACAACTCTACGGCATGGAGGATTAAGATCAATCAGGCTTTGGACacagttgttttagttttgtgggatttgttgacaatgagAAAAATGCAGACTATCACTCAGTGGTTGTCTTTGAAAAATGAGCACTATTTGTCATCAATATAATTAAGAAAACGATTAACCCTTGTGGTGACCGTTTCCACTATCACAGAGTTACATTTTTAACCAACTTCCGTTCTGATCATAACTTCCAAATATTTGGTCAGCTTCAcgattttaaacattaaatcccagttgttgtttttttacataatgtcactgttttttatGAGAATAATTGCTTTGCAGGAAACACTGCAGTGATCCGTAATACAGCAGCGAGCCCCGAGTGGAGACCAGGAGAATAGCATGTAATCGATATAAGAGACTCAATCTGGTGGAAAATAGTAAAAATCTACTTAGCCTGACATAATGGAATGCATGGTTTCATGCTGTAACGTTAGTGGGATCAGACGTGGTTAAAATGGTTTTCGCGAGTGGCATTTGTCTCTTTTGGATGCATTAATACTTATAAACTCCACCCTTACCCTTAAAGTATACACGTTATTATTAACAGAGCCAAAATGATCAAAAAAAGCCAGAAATGTCCCAAGTGATGCACATGGGTAACCGCCACATGATTTTCCCCTCATTTCATACTACATGCTGCATTCATGTCCAGTGGGAAATTTCGGATACAAACGTACGAAACAACAAGGAAGCATCTGCTCCAAGGTATCGTCCGTTTGTGTGACCGGACGGAACCACCAGTCGGAGCACGGGAACTCTTCCGAGTCGCTGCTTTTGAACCCCCAGAGCGCTCCGACTGGGTTTCCCACAGGATTGAATGCAGCatgtcttcttctcttctctccctctgatCTGCGCCACCGCCTCCGCATGCTGTCCCATGATTCCTAGCTGCTGAATAATGGATGCTCTTTTCATAGATCTCTGGAGGGCTTCATCAGTACGCCTCTCCGTTGCTGCTCTTTCATCCTCCACTCAGCTCAGCGTGGTTGGTTTCTTCATCTTCACCGCTAgtcctcctctccatctccatctccatctccatctctcttctccctctatATTATAAAGAATTAGCTGCTGCTTGTTTCCCATTTGAGATGCCACATTTATTTTCCtcaggtgttttgtgtgttttccctcCTTAATGCGGTGCGGCCCATTCAGCCCAGTGTTTATTCTCCGTGTGTAGTTTAGTGCGAGTGACCTCTCTTGGCCTCATGTCAGGGACTCGTCTTTGCCTCCAGACTCTAAGGTTGTCTTGACTCTGTGGTGAAGCCTCTTCGCTTTAGGAGAGATTCCCACTGACGCAGCGAAGACCATACAAATCTCTTAACTCGCTTACCCCCATTTCCTACAAATTAGTACTTCCATCAGTGGCTCTCTGCCTGTTTGAAACGAGTATGCGAGTTAAAGTACAAAATGAAAAGTACTTACTATGCAGAATATCAAAACAATGTATATTATGCTACTGGATTATAATtgttgatgcattaatgtgtttatCACTTATACTGCTGGGTAGATTGATCTATAATTATAAATTATCATGAAATTAGTTGATTTCTAtttgtattaataatataaatctATTAAGTAACTAAagatttcaaataaatgtagtaaaaaagtacaatattaccCTCTGACATGTAGTGCAGTAGAAGTATCAAGTAGCATAACATGGAAACactcaagtacctcaaattAGTAGTAAACCCCCCCCACCGCTGGAAACCAGCCGCTGCAAGAAAGCTCGGAAGAACCCGTTTACACATGTAGAATTATCAACAGTTAATATGTAGGAAATGGGTTCAAATGTGTGACCGCAGGCAATGGTCCTTTTTTAAAGGAGGGGTAAAAATGAACTAATGCCCCCGACCAGAAGAGCGTTTGTAGTCACAGAGTCCCATAGCTcgtcttttgtgtttgtttcgtCAACATCAGTGTTTTGAGAAAGAAGGAATTTGACTCAAGCTTGTTGCCAAGATTTTCAGGAgaggtttctctctctctgtaatgcACATGgaaaatgcttttattgttgttgttgttgttgccgaCTCACAAAGCTCAATAGCGCTCACTGGGTGtaatgatgttgttttgtgttatatTGTACATCCAGCCTCGTTTTCCTCCATGTTTTCATCtccctttgttcttttttctaaaGACTTCCTCAGTGTTTGTTGAgtctttgcaaaattgtgtttcTCCTAAACTTTACGTTTTGGACTTtcatggacattttttttttaaagatggatACACCTGTAGAGGATTGTGAGAGATTCAGGGACGCCCTCTCTAAGTGTTTGTATAAAGGAGCAAACTGTTGTGATAATGATgacaacatgggggggggggggacttgtaAAACACTATTCTGGTTTGTGGCTGAAGCTGCTGAGTAATCTGAAGCGAGTGTATgatagtgagtgtgtgtgtgagaatgttcTTCACAAAGctgaacatgttttcttttttttttaaattattgattGTACAGTTTCAAGGCAAGGGTATGCAGAGAGAGactttttcacaataaaactaTTGAATGTCAGAGTCAAGATCTCgctgctgtttatttttaatgtgattCTTTGTTCACCTGTTGGGTGTTTCCTGTGGAGAGGCTGCCATCTACTGGAAGTTACACCACATCTCTCTTCTAGTCAAGACATCAAGACAGCTAGATATTAGTCCTTGTGTTTTTCCACATTAGAGCTAACGACTAGATCTGTGTGCACACATCTGGTTAACTTGTGTCTACATGTTTATCATCTTGTATTAGTTAAATGcctcaaattcagtttttttttttaataatttcaaaGTTGATGGTTCAGTGTATTAAATTAATAAGAACTgaataaagaaaacaaggtAGTTTAAAGGAAACACTGTCGTAATGAAAGAATAAtaagtaagaaaaaaagttttaaaaaacaactaatattTACAAA
The nucleotide sequence above comes from Etheostoma spectabile isolate EspeVRDwgs_2016 chromosome 15, UIUC_Espe_1.0, whole genome shotgun sequence. Encoded proteins:
- the LOC116702969 gene encoding ras-related protein Rab-40C, translating into MGSQGSPVKSYDYLLKFLLVGDSDVGKGEILDSLQDGSAESPYAYSSGIDYKTTTILLDGRRVKLELWDTSGQGRFCTIFRSYSRGAQGILLVYDITNRWSFDGIDRWIREIDEHAPGVPRILVGNRLHLAFKRQVPTEQARAYAEKNGMTFFEVSPLCNFNVIESFTELSRIVLMRHGMEKFWKPNRVFSLQDLCCRAIVSCTPVHLIDKLPLPVAIKSHLKSFSMANGMNAVMMHGRSYSLANPSGGSKGNSLKRSKSIRPPQSPPQNCTRSNCKIS